One segment of Castanea sativa cultivar Marrone di Chiusa Pesio chromosome 3, ASM4071231v1 DNA contains the following:
- the LOC142626692 gene encoding putative fructokinase-5, which produces MTISETSPTSTIVSFGEMLIDFVPDIAGVSLAESTGFLKAPGGAPANVACAITKLGGSSAFIGKFGDDEFGHMLVDILKKNEVNTDGVCFDEHARTALAFVTLKKNGEREFMFYRNPSADMLLKESELNMGVIKQAKIFHYGSISLISEPCKSAHLAAMKAAKEAGILLSYDPNVRLPLWPSPQAARDGIKSIWNQADFIKVSDDEVQFLTQEDPDKEDIVLTLWHDNLKLLVVTDGEKGCRYFTKSFKGKVSGFSVKTVDTTGAGDAFVGALLVSIAKDTNIFRDEAKLREALTFANACGAICTTKKGAIPALPSTSNAHELMSKTK; this is translated from the exons atgacgaTCTCAGAAACGAGTCCAACATCCACCATCGTGTCATTCGGCGAGATGCTCATTGATTTTGTGCCTGACATAGCTGGAGTTTCCTTGGCCGAGTCTACTGGTTTCCTCAAAGCACCCGGGGGTGCTCCTGCCAATGTTGCTTGTGCCATAACTAAGCTTGGTGGTAGCTCTGCCTTTATTGGCAAG TTTGGAGATGACGAGTTTGGGCACATGCTAGTGGATATCTTGAAGAAGAACGAGGTGAACACAGATGGGGTGTGTTTTGATGAACATGCACGAACTGCATTGGCCTTTGTAACATTGAAGAAGAATGGGGAGAGGGAGTTCATGTTTTATAGAAACCCCAGTGCAGACATGCTGCTAAAAGAATCGGAGTTAAATATGGGTGTCATCAAGCAGGCCAAGATATTTCATTATGGATCCATAAGCCTGATATCTGAGCCATGCAAGTCTGCTCACCTGGCAGCCATGAAAGCTGCCAAGGAAGCCGGCATTTTGCTTTCATATGATCCAAACGTCCGCTTACCTCTCTGGCCTTCTCCTCAGGCTGCTAGAGATGGAATCAAGAGCATCTGGAATCAAGCTGATTTCATCAAG GTGAGTGATGATGAGGTTCAATTCCTCACACAAGAAGATCCTGACAAGGAAGATATTGTTCTGACCCTATGGCATGATAACCTCAAGCTGCTTGTTGTCACTGATGGAGAGAAGGGATGTAGATACTTCAccaag AGTTTTAAAGGGAAGGTGAGTGGGTTCTCGGTGAAAACTGTTGACACAACTGGTGCTGGGGATGCTTTTGTTGGTGCACTTCTGGTTTCTATCGCCAAAGATACTAACATATTTCGT GATGAAGCAAAACTTAGAGAGGCTCTGACATTTGCAAATGCATGTGGAGCAATTTGTACAACAAAGAAGGGAGCAATTCCAGCTCTTCCATCCACCTCCAATGCTCATGAGCTCATGTCTAAGACCAAATAG